AAATAGATATTGAATTTAACCGCAACGAAGACGCGCTTAAGCTGCTCATTTCGGCCATGGAACAGCGTTTTCAGAAGGTTGCGCTGGGCGGCGGCAAAAGCCGTATCGAAAAACAGCACGAGCAGGGCAAACTCACCGCGCGTGAGCGTATTGATTACCTGCTCGACAAAGATTCGCCGCGCATTGAAATTGGTGCGTTTGCCGGCGAAGATATGTATGCCGAACACGGCGGCTGCCCGTCGGGCGGCGTGGTGGTAATGATTGGCTACGTAAAAAAACAGCAGTGCATTGTAGTAGCCAACGACGCTACCGTGAAAGCGGGCGCATGGTTCCCCATTACCGGCAAAAAGAACCTGCGTGCGCAGGAAATTGCCATTGAAAACCGCCTGCCCATTATTTACCTCGTGGACAGCGCGGGCGTGTATCTGCCCATGCAGGACGAGATTTTCCCCGACAAGGAAAACTTCGGCCGCATTTTCCGAAACAACGCCATCATGTCGGCCGAAGGCATTCTGCAAATTGCAGCCATCATGGGCTCGTGCGTGGCGGGAGGCGCTTACCTGCCCATTATGAGCGACGAAGCTATGATTGTGGACAAAACCGGCACCATTTTCCTCGCCGGCTCCTACTTAGTAAAAGCCGCCATTGGCGAAAGCATCGACAATGAAACACTGGGCGGCGCCACCACGCATTGCGAAGTATCGGGCGTAACCGATTACAAGTGCAAAGACGATAAAGACTGCCTCGACCGCATCCGCAACATCATGGACAAGGTGGGCGCCACGAATAAAGCCGGTTTCAGCCGCACCGAAGCCAAACTTCCGAAGCTCGACCCGAAAGAAATTTTCGGCATCCTGCCCGATACCCGCGACAAAGCCTACGACATGCGCGAAATCATCAATCGCCTTGTGGACGATTCGTCGTTTGAAGAATACAAGGAGCTGTACGGGCAAACCATACTCTGCGGCCTTGCGCGCATTGATGGCTGGGCGGTGGGCATTGTGGCCAACCAGCGTAAAGTGGTGAAAAGCAAGAAAGGCGAAATGCAGTTTGGCGGCGTAATTTATTCCGACTCGGCCGACAAAGCTGCACGGTTCATTATGAACTGCAACCAGAAGAAAATTCCGCTGGTATTTTTGCAGGATGCCACCGGCTTTATGGTTGGTTCGCGTTCTGAGCAGGGCGGCATTATTAAGGATGGCGCCAAATTAGTAAACGCGATGAGCAATTCGGTGGTGCCCAAATTTACGGTAATCATCGGCAATTCGTTTGGTGCGGCCAACTATGCCATGTGCGGCAAGGCTTACGATCCGCGTCTGATTGTGGGCTGGCCTACGGCACAGATTGCGGTAATGGGCGGGTCGCAGGCGGCCAAAACACTGCTTCAGATTCAGGTAAGCACGCTCAAAGCCAAAGGACAGGAGCTTTCGAAAGAAGATGAAGATGCCATGTTCGAGAAAATCCGCTCACGCTACGAGGCGCAGATGTCGCCCTATTACGCGGCTGCGCGGCTTTGGGTGGACGCCATCATTCACCCGCTCGATACGCGGAAATGGATTTCGATGGGCATTGAAGCCGCCAACAATGCGCCCATTACCAAACGTTACAATGTAGGCGTAATTCAAACCTGAGTTCATACCACGGAGCAGCAAAAGCCTGCTCCGTTTTTCATTCACCGCATT
The Bacteroidota bacterium genome window above contains:
- a CDS encoding acyl-CoA carboxylase subunit beta, producing MDIEFNRNEDALKLLISAMEQRFQKVALGGGKSRIEKQHEQGKLTARERIDYLLDKDSPRIEIGAFAGEDMYAEHGGCPSGGVVVMIGYVKKQQCIVVANDATVKAGAWFPITGKKNLRAQEIAIENRLPIIYLVDSAGVYLPMQDEIFPDKENFGRIFRNNAIMSAEGILQIAAIMGSCVAGGAYLPIMSDEAMIVDKTGTIFLAGSYLVKAAIGESIDNETLGGATTHCEVSGVTDYKCKDDKDCLDRIRNIMDKVGATNKAGFSRTEAKLPKLDPKEIFGILPDTRDKAYDMREIINRLVDDSSFEEYKELYGQTILCGLARIDGWAVGIVANQRKVVKSKKGEMQFGGVIYSDSADKAARFIMNCNQKKIPLVFLQDATGFMVGSRSEQGGIIKDGAKLVNAMSNSVVPKFTVIIGNSFGAANYAMCGKAYDPRLIVGWPTAQIAVMGGSQAAKTLLQIQVSTLKAKGQELSKEDEDAMFEKIRSRYEAQMSPYYAAARLWVDAIIHPLDTRKWISMGIEAANNAPITKRYNVGVIQT